A part of Setaria viridis chromosome 8, Setaria_viridis_v4.0, whole genome shotgun sequence genomic DNA contains:
- the LOC117834036 gene encoding DEAD-box ATP-dependent RNA helicase 40 isoform X1, whose product MAAQEAAADALGPRFAPDDPTLPAPWKALIDGATLYYWNPETNVTQYEKPGAAAAAPPLPAGPPPTIPAQVPEPAPGAFSQPGMQFGQAGQGVHQERPGQATYPQAGQLGQQQQQQTQQLAQQQPFQHVPQQQPSFQQALYQQQQPHMPNQPPQYPNPHPQHMPYQQGPYNMQPQQQQQGPPYPYQADKQPQMPQPAYHQTQQPPMPQAAYNQGQQPPMPQSSYSQGQQPAIPQSAYNQAQPPQMPHGAYNQSQQPQGMRIPQNQVQHPQQSMSFHHPAQAPQLPQVSQSQGLQMPPQQGQLLHGLQFSQHGKQPLSHGQQSPLLKDDDSGGHEGKRTGFSLPLSQQRGQAPISNQQLPSSHQHPGAVNQPNVPGVGGPLYPAKHLHGGSSPAETNNMGFVNSPAQMHQGAVDTNYRQQPVSSHAVPNHVGPSPVRPPMGFEMGNSDCHFERDDPHSYGRFDGANALQQQPKLAAIPPSQNPLQGMRNGPPYPRPDNFGGYNMAPPHPVPNPHNHGPLPIGASMRPPSTMFAPPDFTGIPSADAYRQHHEVTAMGENVPAPFMTFEATGFPPEILREIHAAGFSNPTPIQAQTWPVALQNRDIVAIAKTGSGKTLGYLIPAFIHLRRCQNNPMLGPTVLVLAPTRELASQIQDEVVKFGRSSRVSCTCLYGGASKGPQLRELERGADIVVATPGRLNDILEMKKISLHQVSLLVLDEADRMLDMGFEPQIRKIVDEIPPARQTLMYTATWPKEVTKIAGDLLRDPVQVNIGSIDELVANKSITQYVEVVPPMDKQRRLEQILRDQERGSKIIIFCSTKKMCDQLARGIGRSFNAVSIHGDKSQAERDNVLNQFRTGRAPILVATDVAARGLDIKDIRVVINYDFPTGIEDYVHRIGRTGRAGATGVSYTFISEQDWKHAGDLVKLLEGANQHVPPQLLDMAARGATGGPRNQATGMSRWDGPGGGRFEPAVGGPVGYGGVREGPGGFGSREGPGVFSSLEGPGGFGGRESPGGFAGREGPDGFGGRDGFGGREGPGGFGGREGPGGFGGRKGPGGFGGRDGPGSSGFGGRGGRGSGGRGGASPGGFGGRGGRGDSPGFGGRGRGDFSGFGGRGRGDSPGFGGRGRGDFSGGRGGRGRGFGGRGRSDRGPHDRYVSDGRGRYDNRRGFGDKDRDRSYSRSPDRGRSRGYDRRSDSRSLSRSRSRSRSWSRSRSRSRSWSRSRSRSGSHSRSRSRSRDHGAAPERRPRARSGFDVLPPATGAAGPALTGPAPVPVPGSAIPPVPSLPHAQSLTDTSAMSPMSPGGLVQPAAAPLNGMNDGNFSGPHAGQPFHGTDAAIPSFPAAETFPGSVAQQAAPDV is encoded by the exons ATGGCGGCTCAGGAGGCCGCCGCAGATGCATTGGGCCCTCGGTTTGCCCCTGATGACCCGACTCTCCCTGCGCCCTGGAAAGCGCTGATCGACGGGGCAACGCTGTACTACTGGAACCCGGAGACGAATGTGACCCAGTACGAGAAGCCgggtgctgcagcagcagcacccccCTTGCCGGCGGGTCCTCCGCCAACGATCCCTGCGCAGGTTCCGGAACCCGCACCAGGGGCTTTTTCACAGCCTGGCATGCAGTTTGGCCAAGCTGGTCAGGGGGTGCACCAGGAGCGACCAGGCCAGGCAACTTATCCTCAGGCTGGCCAGcttgggcagcagcagcagcagcagactcAACAGCTGGCGCAGCAGCAACCTTTTCAGCACGTGCCTCAACAGCAACCTTCGTTTCAGCAAGCGCTGTATCAGCAACAGCAGCCACACATGCCAAATCAGCCACCTCAATACCCCAACCCGCATCCTCAACACATGCCGTACCAGCAGGGTCCTTACAACATGCAAccccagcagcaacagcaaggaCCGCCATATCCGTATCAGGCAGACAAGCAGCCACAAATGCCGCAACCTGCCTACCATCAAACACAGCAGCCACCGATGCCGCAAGCTGCCTACAATCAAGGTCAGCAGCCACCGATGCCGCAATCTTCCTACAGTCAAGGTCAGCAGCCCGCGATACCACAATCTGCCTACAATCAGGCTCAACCACCGCAAATGCCACACGGTGCATATAACCAAAGCCAGCAGCCGCAAGGAATGAGGATTCCTCAGAATCAAGTGCAACACCCTCAACAATCTATGAGCTTTCACCACCCTGCTCAGGCTCCACAGTTACCGCAAGTTTCTCAATCTCAAGGACTTCAAATGCCCCCTCAACAAGGCCAACTGCTGCATGGATTGCAGTTCTCTCAGCATGGAAAACAGCCACTGTCACATGGGCAACAAAGTCCATTGTTGAAGGATGATGATTCAGGAGGTCATGAAGGCAAGAGGACTGGCTTTTCATTACCACTTAGTCAGCAGCGTGGCCAAGCTCCTATTTCAAACCAGCAGTTACCTTCTAgtcatcaacatccaggagcTGTTAATCAGCCAAATGTACCTGGAGTCGGTGGGCCATTGTATCCTGCAAAGCATCTTCATGGTGGATCATCTCCGGCTGAGACTAATAACATGGGTTTTGTGAACTCACCTGCTCAAATGCATCAAGGTGCAGTGGATACGAACTACCGGCAACAACCGGTTAGCAGCCATGCAGTTCCAAATCATGTTGGTCCATCACCAGTTCGTCCTCCGATGGGTTTCGAGATGGGTAATAGTGATTGTCACTTTGAAAGGGATGATCCTCACTCCTATGGAAGGTTTGATGGAGCAAATGCTCTCCAGCAGCAGCCAAAGCTTGCTGCTATCCCGCCTTCACAAAATCCCCTG CAGGGCATGCGAAATGGCCCGCCTTATCCTCGGCCAGACAATTTTGGTGGTTATAACATGGCACCTCCACATCCGGTGCCAAATCCACATAATCATGGTCCATTGCCGATTGGAGCTTCTATGAGACCGCCATCAACAATGTTTGCTCCCCCAGATTTCACAGGCATACCTTCAGCTGATGCATACCGTCAGCACCATGAAGTCACTGCTATG GGTGAGAATGTTCCTGCTCCATTTATGACTTTTGAGGCTACTGGATTCCCTCCAGAGATCCTGAGAGAG ATCCACGCAGCTGGCTTTTCAAATCCCACTCCAATTCAAGCTCAAACATGGCCTGTTGCACTGCAAAACCGGGACATAGTAGCTATTGCCAAGACAGGGTCTGGAAAGACACTGGGGTACCTAATTCCGGCTTTTATACATTTGAGGAGATGCCAAAACAATCCGATGTTGGGTCCTACAGTGTTGGTTTTAGCCCCTACTCGTGAGCTTGCTTCACAAATACAAGATGAAGTAGTCAAGTTTGGTCGATCATCTAGAGTCTCCTGCACA TGCCTATATGGTGGTGCTTCAAAGGGTCCTCAGCTAAGAGAACTTGAGCGTGGAGCAGATATTGTGGTAGCAACACCAGGACGTCTTAATGATATTCTGGAGATGAAGAAGATTAGCCTCCATCAGGTTTCATTACTTGTGCTTGATGAGGCTGACCGTATGCTTGACATGGGTTTTGAGCCACAGATACGGAAGATTGTGGATGAGATTCCTCCTGCTAGACAGACTCTGATGTATACTGCCACATGGCCCAAGGAGGTTACAAAAATAGCAGGGGATTTACTCAGAGATCCTGTCCAGGTCAACATTGGCAGCATTGATGAACTTGTTGCCAACAAATCAATCACTCAG TATGTGGAGGTGGTTCCACCTATGGACAAGCAGCGACGCCTAGAGCAGATCCTGAGAGATCAAGAAAGGGGTTCAAAAATCATCATATTCTGCTCAACTAAGAAAATGTGTGACCAACTTGCTCGTGGCATTGGTCGCAGTTTTAATGCTGTAAGCATTCATGGTGATAAATCACAGGCTGAAAGAGATAATGTTCTCAATCAGTTTCGAACTGGCAGGGCTCCAATATTGGTAGCCACAGATGTTGCTGCTCGTGGACTTGATATCAAAGATATCAG AGTGGTAATCAATTATGACTTTCCAACTGGGATAGAGGACTATGTGCATCGTATAGGGCGTACAGGAAGAGCTGGGGCAACTGGAGTCTCATACACATTCATCTCTGAACAAGATTGGAAACATGCTGGTGATTTGGTGAAACTCTTGGAAGGTGCTAACCAGCATGTTCCTCCACAGCTGCTGGACATGGCTGCACGAGGTGCTACTGGAGGTCCAAGAAACCAGGCTACTGGAATGAGTCGCTGGGATGGGCCTGGTGGTGGTCGTTTTGAACCAGCTGTTGGTGGCCCTGTTGGTTATGGTGGAGTTAGGGAGGGCCCTGGAGGTTTTGGCAGTCGTGAGGGCCCTGGAGTCTTCAGCAGTCTTGAGGGCCCAGGCGGATTTGGTGGTCGAGAAAGCCCAGGCGGGTTTGCTGGCAGGGAAGGCCCTGATGGATTTGGCGGACGGGATGGTTTTGGTGGGCGGGAGGGTCCTGGTGGCTTTGGTGGAAGGGAGGGTCCTGGTGGCTTCGGTGGCAGAAAGGGCCCAGGTGGCTTTGGCGGACGGGATGGCCCTGGGTCCAGTGGTTTTGGAGGTAGAGGGGGGCGTGGGTCTGGTGGTAGAGGCGGAGCAAGCCCTGGTGGCTTTGGTGGTCGTGGTGGCAGGGGTGATTCTCCTGGTTTTGGTGGGCGTGGCAGGGGTGATTTTTCAGGTTTTGGTGGGCGTGGTAGGGGTGATTCTCCCGGTTTTGGTGGACGAGGTAGGGGAGATTTCTCTGGTGGACGTGGTGGCAGGGGCCGTGGATTTGGCGGAAGGGGACGTTCTGACCGAGGTCCACATGACCGGTATGTCTCAGATGGCCGGGGAAGATATGATAACCGTCGAGGATTTGGCGACAAGGATAGGGACCGGAGCTACAGCCGCAGCCCGGATAGAGGCAGATCACGAGGCTATGACAGAAGAAGTGATAGCAGGAGCCTTAGTAGGAGCAGAAGCCGCAGCAGGAGCTGGTCACGTAGTAGGAGCCGCAGCAGGAGCTGGAGCCGTAGTCGGAGCCGCAGCGGCAGTCATAGtcgcagcaggagcaggagccgTGACCATGGTGCAGCACCAGAACGCAGGCCCCGAGCAAGGTCCGGATTCGATGTGCTGCCACCAGCAACTGGAGCAGCTGGACCTGCTTTAACCGGACCTGCACCTGTCCCTGTACCTGGATCAGCAATACCCCCTGTTCCTTCACTTCCACATGCACAATCACTCACTGATACATCTGCAATGTCGCCAATGTCACCCGGTGGACTGGTCCAGCCGGCTGCTGCACCATTAAACGGCATGAATGATGGTAACTTCAGCGGTCCACATGCTGGTCAACCTTTCCATGGGACTGACGCTGCAATACCCAGTTTTCCTGCCGCCGAAACATTTCCAGGCTCTGTAGCTCAGCAGGCAGCTCCTGATGTGTAA
- the LOC117834036 gene encoding DEAD-box ATP-dependent RNA helicase 40 isoform X2, whose product MAAQEAAADALGPRFAPDDPTLPAPWKALIDGATLYYWNPETNVTQYEKPGAAAAAPPLPAGPPPTIPAQVPEPAPGAFSQPGMQFGQAGQGVHQERPGQATYPQAGQLGQQQQQQTQQLAQQQPFQHVPQQQPSFQQALYQQQQPHMPNQPPQYPNPHPQHMPYQQGPYNMQPQQQQQGPPYPYQADKQPQMPQPAYHQTQQPPMPQAAYNQGQQPPMPQSSYSQGQQPAIPQSAYNQAQPPQMPHGAYNQSQQPQGMRIPQNQVQHPQQSMSFHHPAQAPQLPQVSQSQGLQMPPQQGQLLHGLQFSQHGKQPLSHGQQSPLLKDDDSGGHEGKRTGFSLPLSQQRGQAPISNQQLPSSHQHPGAVNQPNVPGVGGPLYPAKHLHGGSSPAETNNMGFVNSPAQMHQGAVDTNYRQQPVSSHAVPNHVGPSPVRPPMGFEMGNSDCHFERDDPHSYGRFDGANALQQQPKLAAIPPSQNPLGMRNGPPYPRPDNFGGYNMAPPHPVPNPHNHGPLPIGASMRPPSTMFAPPDFTGIPSADAYRQHHEVTAMGENVPAPFMTFEATGFPPEILREIHAAGFSNPTPIQAQTWPVALQNRDIVAIAKTGSGKTLGYLIPAFIHLRRCQNNPMLGPTVLVLAPTRELASQIQDEVVKFGRSSRVSCTCLYGGASKGPQLRELERGADIVVATPGRLNDILEMKKISLHQVSLLVLDEADRMLDMGFEPQIRKIVDEIPPARQTLMYTATWPKEVTKIAGDLLRDPVQVNIGSIDELVANKSITQYVEVVPPMDKQRRLEQILRDQERGSKIIIFCSTKKMCDQLARGIGRSFNAVSIHGDKSQAERDNVLNQFRTGRAPILVATDVAARGLDIKDIRVVINYDFPTGIEDYVHRIGRTGRAGATGVSYTFISEQDWKHAGDLVKLLEGANQHVPPQLLDMAARGATGGPRNQATGMSRWDGPGGGRFEPAVGGPVGYGGVREGPGGFGSREGPGVFSSLEGPGGFGGRESPGGFAGREGPDGFGGRDGFGGREGPGGFGGREGPGGFGGRKGPGGFGGRDGPGSSGFGGRGGRGSGGRGGASPGGFGGRGGRGDSPGFGGRGRGDFSGFGGRGRGDSPGFGGRGRGDFSGGRGGRGRGFGGRGRSDRGPHDRYVSDGRGRYDNRRGFGDKDRDRSYSRSPDRGRSRGYDRRSDSRSLSRSRSRSRSWSRSRSRSRSWSRSRSRSGSHSRSRSRSRDHGAAPERRPRARSGFDVLPPATGAAGPALTGPAPVPVPGSAIPPVPSLPHAQSLTDTSAMSPMSPGGLVQPAAAPLNGMNDGNFSGPHAGQPFHGTDAAIPSFPAAETFPGSVAQQAAPDV is encoded by the exons ATGGCGGCTCAGGAGGCCGCCGCAGATGCATTGGGCCCTCGGTTTGCCCCTGATGACCCGACTCTCCCTGCGCCCTGGAAAGCGCTGATCGACGGGGCAACGCTGTACTACTGGAACCCGGAGACGAATGTGACCCAGTACGAGAAGCCgggtgctgcagcagcagcacccccCTTGCCGGCGGGTCCTCCGCCAACGATCCCTGCGCAGGTTCCGGAACCCGCACCAGGGGCTTTTTCACAGCCTGGCATGCAGTTTGGCCAAGCTGGTCAGGGGGTGCACCAGGAGCGACCAGGCCAGGCAACTTATCCTCAGGCTGGCCAGcttgggcagcagcagcagcagcagactcAACAGCTGGCGCAGCAGCAACCTTTTCAGCACGTGCCTCAACAGCAACCTTCGTTTCAGCAAGCGCTGTATCAGCAACAGCAGCCACACATGCCAAATCAGCCACCTCAATACCCCAACCCGCATCCTCAACACATGCCGTACCAGCAGGGTCCTTACAACATGCAAccccagcagcaacagcaaggaCCGCCATATCCGTATCAGGCAGACAAGCAGCCACAAATGCCGCAACCTGCCTACCATCAAACACAGCAGCCACCGATGCCGCAAGCTGCCTACAATCAAGGTCAGCAGCCACCGATGCCGCAATCTTCCTACAGTCAAGGTCAGCAGCCCGCGATACCACAATCTGCCTACAATCAGGCTCAACCACCGCAAATGCCACACGGTGCATATAACCAAAGCCAGCAGCCGCAAGGAATGAGGATTCCTCAGAATCAAGTGCAACACCCTCAACAATCTATGAGCTTTCACCACCCTGCTCAGGCTCCACAGTTACCGCAAGTTTCTCAATCTCAAGGACTTCAAATGCCCCCTCAACAAGGCCAACTGCTGCATGGATTGCAGTTCTCTCAGCATGGAAAACAGCCACTGTCACATGGGCAACAAAGTCCATTGTTGAAGGATGATGATTCAGGAGGTCATGAAGGCAAGAGGACTGGCTTTTCATTACCACTTAGTCAGCAGCGTGGCCAAGCTCCTATTTCAAACCAGCAGTTACCTTCTAgtcatcaacatccaggagcTGTTAATCAGCCAAATGTACCTGGAGTCGGTGGGCCATTGTATCCTGCAAAGCATCTTCATGGTGGATCATCTCCGGCTGAGACTAATAACATGGGTTTTGTGAACTCACCTGCTCAAATGCATCAAGGTGCAGTGGATACGAACTACCGGCAACAACCGGTTAGCAGCCATGCAGTTCCAAATCATGTTGGTCCATCACCAGTTCGTCCTCCGATGGGTTTCGAGATGGGTAATAGTGATTGTCACTTTGAAAGGGATGATCCTCACTCCTATGGAAGGTTTGATGGAGCAAATGCTCTCCAGCAGCAGCCAAAGCTTGCTGCTATCCCGCCTTCACAAAATCCCCTG GGCATGCGAAATGGCCCGCCTTATCCTCGGCCAGACAATTTTGGTGGTTATAACATGGCACCTCCACATCCGGTGCCAAATCCACATAATCATGGTCCATTGCCGATTGGAGCTTCTATGAGACCGCCATCAACAATGTTTGCTCCCCCAGATTTCACAGGCATACCTTCAGCTGATGCATACCGTCAGCACCATGAAGTCACTGCTATG GGTGAGAATGTTCCTGCTCCATTTATGACTTTTGAGGCTACTGGATTCCCTCCAGAGATCCTGAGAGAG ATCCACGCAGCTGGCTTTTCAAATCCCACTCCAATTCAAGCTCAAACATGGCCTGTTGCACTGCAAAACCGGGACATAGTAGCTATTGCCAAGACAGGGTCTGGAAAGACACTGGGGTACCTAATTCCGGCTTTTATACATTTGAGGAGATGCCAAAACAATCCGATGTTGGGTCCTACAGTGTTGGTTTTAGCCCCTACTCGTGAGCTTGCTTCACAAATACAAGATGAAGTAGTCAAGTTTGGTCGATCATCTAGAGTCTCCTGCACA TGCCTATATGGTGGTGCTTCAAAGGGTCCTCAGCTAAGAGAACTTGAGCGTGGAGCAGATATTGTGGTAGCAACACCAGGACGTCTTAATGATATTCTGGAGATGAAGAAGATTAGCCTCCATCAGGTTTCATTACTTGTGCTTGATGAGGCTGACCGTATGCTTGACATGGGTTTTGAGCCACAGATACGGAAGATTGTGGATGAGATTCCTCCTGCTAGACAGACTCTGATGTATACTGCCACATGGCCCAAGGAGGTTACAAAAATAGCAGGGGATTTACTCAGAGATCCTGTCCAGGTCAACATTGGCAGCATTGATGAACTTGTTGCCAACAAATCAATCACTCAG TATGTGGAGGTGGTTCCACCTATGGACAAGCAGCGACGCCTAGAGCAGATCCTGAGAGATCAAGAAAGGGGTTCAAAAATCATCATATTCTGCTCAACTAAGAAAATGTGTGACCAACTTGCTCGTGGCATTGGTCGCAGTTTTAATGCTGTAAGCATTCATGGTGATAAATCACAGGCTGAAAGAGATAATGTTCTCAATCAGTTTCGAACTGGCAGGGCTCCAATATTGGTAGCCACAGATGTTGCTGCTCGTGGACTTGATATCAAAGATATCAG AGTGGTAATCAATTATGACTTTCCAACTGGGATAGAGGACTATGTGCATCGTATAGGGCGTACAGGAAGAGCTGGGGCAACTGGAGTCTCATACACATTCATCTCTGAACAAGATTGGAAACATGCTGGTGATTTGGTGAAACTCTTGGAAGGTGCTAACCAGCATGTTCCTCCACAGCTGCTGGACATGGCTGCACGAGGTGCTACTGGAGGTCCAAGAAACCAGGCTACTGGAATGAGTCGCTGGGATGGGCCTGGTGGTGGTCGTTTTGAACCAGCTGTTGGTGGCCCTGTTGGTTATGGTGGAGTTAGGGAGGGCCCTGGAGGTTTTGGCAGTCGTGAGGGCCCTGGAGTCTTCAGCAGTCTTGAGGGCCCAGGCGGATTTGGTGGTCGAGAAAGCCCAGGCGGGTTTGCTGGCAGGGAAGGCCCTGATGGATTTGGCGGACGGGATGGTTTTGGTGGGCGGGAGGGTCCTGGTGGCTTTGGTGGAAGGGAGGGTCCTGGTGGCTTCGGTGGCAGAAAGGGCCCAGGTGGCTTTGGCGGACGGGATGGCCCTGGGTCCAGTGGTTTTGGAGGTAGAGGGGGGCGTGGGTCTGGTGGTAGAGGCGGAGCAAGCCCTGGTGGCTTTGGTGGTCGTGGTGGCAGGGGTGATTCTCCTGGTTTTGGTGGGCGTGGCAGGGGTGATTTTTCAGGTTTTGGTGGGCGTGGTAGGGGTGATTCTCCCGGTTTTGGTGGACGAGGTAGGGGAGATTTCTCTGGTGGACGTGGTGGCAGGGGCCGTGGATTTGGCGGAAGGGGACGTTCTGACCGAGGTCCACATGACCGGTATGTCTCAGATGGCCGGGGAAGATATGATAACCGTCGAGGATTTGGCGACAAGGATAGGGACCGGAGCTACAGCCGCAGCCCGGATAGAGGCAGATCACGAGGCTATGACAGAAGAAGTGATAGCAGGAGCCTTAGTAGGAGCAGAAGCCGCAGCAGGAGCTGGTCACGTAGTAGGAGCCGCAGCAGGAGCTGGAGCCGTAGTCGGAGCCGCAGCGGCAGTCATAGtcgcagcaggagcaggagccgTGACCATGGTGCAGCACCAGAACGCAGGCCCCGAGCAAGGTCCGGATTCGATGTGCTGCCACCAGCAACTGGAGCAGCTGGACCTGCTTTAACCGGACCTGCACCTGTCCCTGTACCTGGATCAGCAATACCCCCTGTTCCTTCACTTCCACATGCACAATCACTCACTGATACATCTGCAATGTCGCCAATGTCACCCGGTGGACTGGTCCAGCCGGCTGCTGCACCATTAAACGGCATGAATGATGGTAACTTCAGCGGTCCACATGCTGGTCAACCTTTCCATGGGACTGACGCTGCAATACCCAGTTTTCCTGCCGCCGAAACATTTCCAGGCTCTGTAGCTCAGCAGGCAGCTCCTGATGTGTAA